Genomic segment of Gaiellales bacterium:
CCAAGTCGCGCCTGCCCGCGCTCGGCCGGACGTCGCTCGGCGTTGCGCACGAGATCTCTTCGGCGCTGGCGTGAACTGGGACGTGTTCATCACGTGCGCCGTGACGGGCGCCGGAGCGCTCAGCGATCGCAACGACAAGGTGCCCGTGACGCCCGAGCAGATCGCCGAAGCGGCAATCGACGCGGCGCGCGCCGGGGCGGCGATCGTCCACATCCACGTGCGAGACCCGGAAACCGGCCGCGGATCGCGTGACGTCGAGCTGTACCGCGAGGTCGTGAAGCGCGTTCGCGGCGCGGACGTCGACGCAGTCATCAATCTCACGGCCGGGATGGGCGGCGACCTCGTGCTCGGCAGCGCTGAGCGGCCGCTGCCTCTCGACGACGAGGGCACCGACATGGCGGGCGCGGACGAGCGGCTGGCCCACGTCGCCGAGCTGCTGCCGGAGATTTGCACGCTCGACTGCGGCAGCATGAACTTCGCCGCCGGCGGCGATTACGTCATGGTGAACACCCCAGCCGTGCTGCGCGCGATGGCGAAGCGGGTGCAGGAGCTCGGCGTGCGGCCGGAGCTCGAGGTGTTCGACACGGGTCACATGGTGCTCGTCAACGAGCTGATCCGCGACGGCCTGCTCGACGACCCCGTGCTGATCCAGCTTTGCACCGGCATCCCCTACGGCGCCCCCGGCGATCCCGGCACGGTGCTCGCGATGCGCTCGTTGCTGCCGGAGGGGTCGATCTTCTCGACGTTCTCGATCGGGCGGATGCAGCTGCCGTTCGTGGCGCTCGCGCCGGTGCTCGGTGGGAACGTGCGCGTCGGGCTCGAGGACAACCTGTACCTGTCGCGCGGCGTGCCGGCGACAAACGCGCAGCTGGTGGAGCGGGCCGTGCACATCCTCGAGGGGATGAACGTGCGCGTGGTCGGCCCCGGCGAGGTGCGTGAGCGGCTGGCGCTCCGGCGCCATGGCTGAGAGGCGCGGCCGGCTGCCCGGCTCCGTCGGGCTGATCGGCGGGGGCGTGATCGGCGGCGGCTGGGCGGCGCGCTTCCTGCTGAACGGGGTCGACGTCCGGGTGTACGACCCCGACCCCGACGCCGGCCGCAAGGTGGACGAGGTGATCGAGAACGCCCGCCGCGCGATGCGCCGGCTGACGCATGCGCCGCTCCCGGCGGAGGGAGCCCTCGAGATCGTCGGCTCGCTGGAGGATGCGGCCCGTGGCGCCGAGCTGGTGGTCGAGAGCGCGCCGGAGCGCGAGCAGCTGAAGCGCGAGCTGCTCGCCCGGGCGGAGGCCGCTGCAGACGCGGATGCGCTGTTCACGTCGTCGACCTCGGGGCTTCGCCCGTCCGCGCTCCAGGCCGACATGCGGCGCCCCGAGCGGCTGCTGGTCGCACACCCGTTCAACCCCGTCTACCTGCTCCCGCTGGTCGAGCTCTGCGCCGGAGAGCGGACGTCTTCCGAATCGGTGGAGCGGGCGGGTGCGATCTGTGAGGCGGTCGGGATGGCGCCGCTCGTGCTGCGCCAGGAGATCGACGGGTTCCTCGCCGATCGGCTGATGGAGGCCCTGTGGAGGGAGTCGTTGTGGCTCGTGAACGACGGCGTGGCGACCGTGTCGGAGCTGGATGAGGCCGTGCGCCTCGGTGCCGGCCTGCGGTGGGCCGCGATGGGGACGTTCGAGACGTACCGGATCGCCGGCGGCGAGGCCGGCATGCGTCACTTCATGGAGCAGTTCGGGCCCGCGCTGAAGTGGCCCTGGACGAGGCTGACGGACGTGCCCGAGCTCACCGACGAGCTGCTCGATCGCATCTCCGAGCAGTCCGACGAGCAGGCGGCCGGGCTCGGATTCCGCGAGATGGAGCGCCGCCGCGACGACTGTCTGGTGGCGATCATGCAGGGGCTGCGGGCGCAGGGCGTGGGGGCGGGCGAGGTGCTCGCGCGCTATGAGCGGTCGCTGATGGACGCCGCCGGCGCCTCCGAGCAGCTCGGCGAGCGCGACGCCGATGGCCGGCCGGTGCACAGCGCCGAGGTGCTCCCGGAGTGGGTCGACTACAACGGGCATGCGCACGAGAGCCGGTATCTCCAGGTCTTTGGCGACGCGACGGACGGCCTGCTGCGGCGGCTGGGCGTCGACGCCGGCTACCTGGCGGGCGGGCGCAGCTTCTACACGGTCGAGACCCATCTCTCGCACGTCCGCGAGGCGTCGGCCGGCGAGCGGCTCGACGTGACGACGCAGGTGCTCGACGCGGACGCCAAGCGACTCCACCTCTTCCACGAGATGCGGCGCGACGGCGAGGTGATCGCCACCGCCGAGCAGATGCTGCTGCACGTCGATACGGCCGCGAGCCGCACCGTCGAGGCGTCGGGGGATGTCCGCCGGCAGGTCGACGACCTGGCAGCCCGGCACGCCGGGCTACCGCGGCCCGAGCGCGCGGGGCGGACGATCGGGATGCGCTGAGCGGGCAGGGCGTCTGCGTTCAGCGGACCAGCAGCCGGCGCACGAGCGCAAGATCGATCGTCTCGATCACCTCGTCGGCTGCCGCCAGCCGCCCGGCCGGCATCGTTCCGACCAGCGCGAGGCACCGCATGCCGGCCGCCTTCGCCGCCGTCACGCCCGCCTCGGTGTCCTCGATGACCACCACCTCGTCCGCCTGGAGCCCATCGACTCGGCCGCTCAGCCGTTCGAGCGCGATCAGATAGCCCTCCGGGTGTGGTTTGCCGTGTTCGACATCGTCCGATGTGACAACCGCCGCGAACAGGTCGGCGATGCCGGCGGCCTCGATCACCGGCGCGATCTCGGCCAGCGCCGCTCCGGAGACGATCCCCACCGGGGCCCGCGAGGCCGCGAACCGCACGGCTTCGCGCATCGTGTGGCCGATCGTGGTGCCGTCGGAGACGCGGCGGCAGTAGCCCTCGATCCGGCCGGCGACGATCTGGTCGATGTCGGGCCGGTCGCCCAGCCACTCGCGCACCATCGCCTCGTCCGACAACCCCGCCAGGCGCGCGACGTACTCCTCGTGCGTCGGCGGCCGGGCGTGCGGCGCGAGCGCCTCCGCGGTCACGACCTCCATCACATCCTCGTCGTCCGACAGCGTGCCGTTGAAGTCGAAGATCAGCGCTCGCGCCGGCATGGCGCCGCAGCCTAGCGACGCATCCCGTTTGCCCCGCGCAGGGCCGGGTACGTCCACCCCCATGACAGGCCGACCGATCCGCGTGGGCGTCCAGGTGCAGCCGCAGCAGGGCACCTTCGAGCGGATGCGCGACACGTGGCTGCGGGTGGAGGAGCTCGGCGCCGACACGGTCTTCAACTGGGACCACTTCTTCCCGCTCTACGGCGACCGCGACGGGCCCCACTTCGAGGCATGGACGCTGCAGGCGGCGATGGCCGAGGCGACCAGCCGCATCCAGGTCGGCTGCCTGGTCACCTGCAACTCCTACCGCAATGCCAACCTCCAGGCGGACATGGCGCGCACCGTCGACCATATCTCCGGCGGCCGCTTCATCTTCGGGATCGGCGCCGGCTGGTTCGAGCGCGACTACGACGAGTACGGCTACGACTTCGGCACGGCGCCCGACCGGCTTCGCCACCTCGACCGCTCGATGCCCGTCATCCTCGAGCGCTGGCGCAGGCTCAACCCGCCGCCGGTGAACGGCAGGCCGCCGGTGCTGATCGGCGGCGGCGGCGAGAAGGTGACGCTGCGGATCACCGCGCAGTACGCCGACATCTGGAACGGCTTCGGCGACCCGGACACGGCCTGCCGCAAGTGCGGCGTGCTCGACGACCACTGCCGCCGCCTGGGGCGCGACCCGGCCGAGATCGAGCGGTCGATCGGCGGCATCGACGAGAACCGCCTCGAGCTGCTGGACGACTATGTGGCGGCCGGGGTGACCCACTTCATCATGGGCGTGGGCGGGCCGGAGTGGGATCTGTCGCTGCTGCCCGAGCTGCTCGCCTTCCGCGACGAGCGCAACGGCTCGCGAGGGTCACGCGCCGCTCGGTAGCGGCTGGGGCACGGCCACCTCGCGCCCGCGCGGCACCGACACCGGCACCCGGTAGATCAGCCCGATCGTCACCCACAGGATGGCGAAGCCCACCACGTTCCAGCCGGTCAGGCCGTAGCCGAGGAAGTAGTGGTTCACGAGCAGGCCGGTGGCGGGATATGCGAGCTCGGCCAGCGTCGCGACGGAGGCGGGAGTGGTGCGCAGGCCGCGGTAGTAGAGCAGCATCGCGAGCAGCCCCGACCCGAGCGCGAGCACCGGCAGCCGCAGCCACCCCCCGGCGCTTGCCGCATGCGCCGGCGTGACCGCACTCTGGCTGAGGGCGATCACGGAGAGCAGCGGTAGCGCCAGGGTGAACCGCAGAGCGGTGAGCACCGGGAAGTCGACCTCCTGCAGCCCGCGGCGGCCGAATGCCGTCGCCGAGCCCCACAGCGCCGCGGCCGCCAGCGCGTAGACGGCCGGGCGCAGCGCCGGGCTGGAGGCGGCGTCCGCGGGAGACATCCACCCGAACGAGAGCAGGTAGGTGCCGACCGCCGCGGGCAGCACGAGGGCTCCCAGCTGCCGCCCGGGCCGCTCCGTGAGGATCAGCGCAGCGGCGCCGATCGCCCACAGCGGCTGCGTCTTCTGCAGCAGGAAGACGACGTTCAGGTTCGCCGAATGGATGGCGATCGCCTCGGTGAAGAGGAGCGTCGCGAGCGCCGAGCCGCCCCAGCCGATCACCAGCGCCGAGAGCCACCCCGCGCGCGTCAGCCTGCGCAGCTGCTCGCGGTGCACCCACAGGTAGGGGCCCATGACGGCGACCAGGACGGCGTGCTCGTAGAGGACGATGGTGTACGGCGACCAGGCCGTCGTGAGCGGCTTTCGGACGGCGCCGTCGATGCCCCACAGGGACGCCCCGATCGCGATCAGGAGCACGCCGGCGAGCGGCGCGCGCCGCGCCACGAGCTGCGCTCTGCTGCCCTCCGGCTCCACCGCGGGCATGATACGCGTCG
This window contains:
- a CDS encoding 3-keto-5-aminohexanoate cleavage protein, with product MNWDVFITCAVTGAGALSDRNDKVPVTPEQIAEAAIDAARAGAAIVHIHVRDPETGRGSRDVELYREVVKRVRGADVDAVINLTAGMGGDLVLGSAERPLPLDDEGTDMAGADERLAHVAELLPEICTLDCGSMNFAAGGDYVMVNTPAVLRAMAKRVQELGVRPELEVFDTGHMVLVNELIRDGLLDDPVLIQLCTGIPYGAPGDPGTVLAMRSLLPEGSIFSTFSIGRMQLPFVALAPVLGGNVRVGLEDNLYLSRGVPATNAQLVERAVHILEGMNVRVVGPGEVRERLALRRHG
- a CDS encoding carnitine 3-dehydrogenase → MAERRGRLPGSVGLIGGGVIGGGWAARFLLNGVDVRVYDPDPDAGRKVDEVIENARRAMRRLTHAPLPAEGALEIVGSLEDAARGAELVVESAPEREQLKRELLARAEAAADADALFTSSTSGLRPSALQADMRRPERLLVAHPFNPVYLLPLVELCAGERTSSESVERAGAICEAVGMAPLVLRQEIDGFLADRLMEALWRESLWLVNDGVATVSELDEAVRLGAGLRWAAMGTFETYRIAGGEAGMRHFMEQFGPALKWPWTRLTDVPELTDELLDRISEQSDEQAAGLGFREMERRRDDCLVAIMQGLRAQGVGAGEVLARYERSLMDAAGASEQLGERDADGRPVHSAEVLPEWVDYNGHAHESRYLQVFGDATDGLLRRLGVDAGYLAGGRSFYTVETHLSHVREASAGERLDVTTQVLDADAKRLHLFHEMRRDGEVIATAEQMLLHVDTAASRTVEASGDVRRQVDDLAARHAGLPRPERAGRTIGMR
- a CDS encoding HAD family phosphatase, which encodes MPARALIFDFNGTLSDDEDVMEVVTAEALAPHARPPTHEEYVARLAGLSDEAMVREWLGDRPDIDQIVAGRIEGYCRRVSDGTTIGHTMREAVRFAASRAPVGIVSGAALAEIAPVIEAAGIADLFAAVVTSDDVEHGKPHPEGYLIALERLSGRVDGLQADEVVVIEDTEAGVTAAKAAGMRCLALVGTMPAGRLAAADEVIETIDLALVRRLLVR
- a CDS encoding LLM class F420-dependent oxidoreductase, translated to MTGRPIRVGVQVQPQQGTFERMRDTWLRVEELGADTVFNWDHFFPLYGDRDGPHFEAWTLQAAMAEATSRIQVGCLVTCNSYRNANLQADMARTVDHISGGRFIFGIGAGWFERDYDEYGYDFGTAPDRLRHLDRSMPVILERWRRLNPPPVNGRPPVLIGGGGEKVTLRITAQYADIWNGFGDPDTACRKCGVLDDHCRRLGRDPAEIERSIGGIDENRLELLDDYVAAGVTHFIMGVGGPEWDLSLLPELLAFRDERNGSRGSRAAR
- a CDS encoding DMT family transporter; the encoded protein is MEPEGSRAQLVARRAPLAGVLLIAIGASLWGIDGAVRKPLTTAWSPYTIVLYEHAVLVAVMGPYLWVHREQLRRLTRAGWLSALVIGWGGSALATLLFTEAIAIHSANLNVVFLLQKTQPLWAIGAAALILTERPGRQLGALVLPAAVGTYLLSFGWMSPADAASSPALRPAVYALAAAALWGSATAFGRRGLQEVDFPVLTALRFTLALPLLSVIALSQSAVTPAHAASAGGWLRLPVLALGSGLLAMLLYYRGLRTTPASVATLAELAYPATGLLVNHYFLGYGLTGWNVVGFAILWVTIGLIYRVPVSVPRGREVAVPQPLPSGA